In one window of Ruminococcus hominis DNA:
- a CDS encoding Crp/Fnr family transcriptional regulator — protein MEIFKGLPSKKREYMNILFRNCTEEVKYYMSVVEIEADQTFIKAGEECKYIYIVLSGKVTGIEWPMNEKSYYFKDFGPGDFFGEIECFAGMDNYRIDILSSTKCRLLAIPCVYYMEWMHMDVDALYMRTQENMKRLVMQTAEARRYLFMEGKDRLMVHLVRKYEQKQPLPEKLELKQTRTRISEEVGISMKTLNRNIKKLEEVNLIQLNKGKIVITKSQYMIMKKELEYYVNGENVF, from the coding sequence GTGGAAATTTTTAAGGGGTTACCATCCAAAAAACGAGAATACATGAATATTCTTTTTCGTAATTGTACGGAAGAAGTAAAGTATTATATGTCAGTTGTGGAAATAGAAGCTGATCAGACATTTATTAAAGCTGGAGAAGAGTGTAAATATATATATATCGTTTTATCTGGTAAAGTAACCGGAATAGAATGGCCGATGAATGAGAAGTCTTATTACTTTAAAGATTTTGGACCGGGAGATTTCTTTGGAGAAATCGAGTGTTTTGCAGGAATGGATAATTATAGAATTGACATTTTATCATCTACAAAGTGTCGATTGCTTGCAATTCCTTGTGTATATTATATGGAATGGATGCATATGGATGTAGATGCATTATATATGCGGACACAGGAAAATATGAAGCGGTTAGTTATGCAGACTGCAGAGGCAAGAAGGTATTTGTTTATGGAAGGAAAAGACCGGTTGATGGTACATTTAGTTCGAAAATATGAACAAAAGCAGCCATTACCGGAAAAACTTGAATTAAAACAGACAAGAACAAGAATCTCGGAAGAAGTTGGCATATCTATGAAGACATTAAACCGTAATATTAAGAAATTAGAAGAAGTAAATCTAATACAATTGAACAAGGGCAAGATAGTCATTACGAAATCGCAATATATGATTATGAAAAAAGAACTTGAATATTATGTTAACGGAGAAAATGTTTTTTAA
- the trxA gene encoding thioredoxin: protein MAVVKLTAENFEQEVLKSDKPVLVDFYADWCGPCKMMAPVIEQISNEETEIKVGKINIDENIEIAQKYKVMSIPMFIAFKNGEVAAKTLGAQPKEEVLKLVK, encoded by the coding sequence ATGGCAGTTGTAAAATTGACAGCAGAAAATTTTGAGCAAGAAGTGCTGAAATCAGATAAGCCTGTATTGGTAGATTTCTATGCTGATTGGTGTGGACCATGTAAGATGATGGCACCGGTAATCGAGCAGATTTCGAATGAAGAGACAGAAATTAAAGTTGGTAAAATCAATATTGATGAGAACATTGAGATTGCTCAGAAGTACAAAGTTATGAGTATTCCAATGTTTATTGCATTTAAAAATGGAGAGGTTGCAGCAAAGACGTTGGGAGCACAGCCAAAAGAAGAAGTATTGAAATTAGTGAAATAG
- a CDS encoding zinc dependent phospholipase C family protein, with protein MPTTYAHYQFGNDVIRILPGPLQKAIENHRELFDIGLYGPDIFFYYRIFHKNRVNAIGYRMHEEYADTFFKHAAEVIKQSENKSAARAYIYGFICHFALDSECHKYVEKMIQVSGITHSEIEMEFDRMMLVRKHIDPMTFHRANCIHPTIKNAAVIAEFYDGVSAKEIRKTLRYMILCDKLLTAQNPIKRKVLFFGMKVAGQYEGVHGMVMSEQPNPACKKYCQILNGVYHGAVPIAGKMLGQYQGVLFQNKEISTRFHETFGAGENWQELQV; from the coding sequence ATGCCGACAACATATGCACATTATCAATTCGGAAACGATGTAATCAGAATATTACCGGGACCGCTTCAAAAAGCAATCGAGAATCATCGAGAACTTTTTGATATCGGATTATATGGACCGGATATCTTTTTTTACTATCGTATTTTTCATAAAAATCGTGTAAATGCGATAGGATATAGAATGCATGAGGAGTATGCAGATACATTTTTTAAACATGCAGCGGAAGTTATTAAGCAGTCTGAAAATAAGAGTGCGGCAAGAGCGTATATATATGGTTTTATTTGTCATTTTGCTTTGGATAGTGAGTGTCACAAATACGTAGAGAAGATGATACAAGTCAGCGGGATAACACATTCTGAGATTGAAATGGAATTTGATCGAATGATGTTGGTACGAAAACATATTGATCCGATGACATTTCACAGAGCAAATTGTATTCATCCGACGATAAAGAATGCCGCGGTGATTGCAGAATTCTATGATGGAGTCAGTGCAAAAGAAATAAGGAAAACATTGAGGTATATGATTCTGTGTGATAAGCTTTTGACTGCACAAAATCCGATAAAACGAAAAGTATTATTTTTCGGAATGAAAGTCGCAGGACAATACGAGGGCGTGCATGGAATGGTGATGAGTGAGCAACCGAATCCGGCGTGTAAGAAATATTGTCAGATATTAAATGGCGTCTATCATGGAGCTGTTCCGATTGCAGGAAAGATGCTTGGGCAATATCAAGGGGTACTGTTTCAGAATAAAGAAATTTCAACAAGATTTCATGAAACATTTGGAGCAGGAGAAAATTGGCAGGAATTACAAGTTTGA
- the smpB gene encoding SsrA-binding protein SmpB codes for MAEKKLIANNKKAYHDYFILEKYEAGIVLHGTEVKSLRMGKCSIKEAFIRIEDGEMFIYGMHISPYEKGNIFNKDPLRVRKLLLHKKEIDKIFGKMKEKGNTVVPLQVYFSGSLVKVEIGLAKGKKLYDKRDDIAKKDQRREAQRDFKVRNLG; via the coding sequence ATGGCAGAGAAAAAACTGATTGCAAATAATAAAAAAGCGTATCATGATTATTTTATTCTGGAAAAATATGAGGCCGGAATTGTACTACATGGAACAGAAGTAAAATCATTGAGAATGGGAAAATGCAGTATTAAAGAAGCATTTATTCGAATTGAAGATGGTGAGATGTTTATTTATGGAATGCATATTTCACCGTATGAAAAAGGAAATATTTTTAATAAAGATCCATTGCGTGTAAGAAAACTGCTTCTTCATAAGAAAGAGATCGATAAGATTTTTGGAAAGATGAAAGAAAAAGGGAATACAGTTGTTCCATTACAGGTATATTTTAGCGGAAGTCTTGTGAAAGTAGAAATTGGTCTTGCAAAAGGTAAAAAACTTTACGATAAGCGAGATGATATTGCGAAGAAAGATCAGAGACGTGAGGCACAGAGAGATTTTAAAGTGAGAAATCTTGGATAA
- the rnr gene encoding ribonuclease R, whose protein sequence is MSNTFEKRKKVIYDFICDDFYVPMKFKEIAMILQVPKEQRDELRAVLEALEQEGKIFVSKKGKYAKGQAKRLTGTFQSHQRGFGFVIREGEDEDVFISEDNINGAFQGDEVEFVITKEKDSQTGRRTEGKIVRILSHGTTHVVGMYEKCKNFGFVRPDNQRLLSDIYIPAGKEKGAVSGHKVVVELTSYGSENMKPEGYVVEIIGHINDPGTDIMSIVKSFDLPVEFPEKVMNQAERVGKDVSDADMAGRKDLRDWQMVTIDGEDAKDLDDAVSLTKKGDNYKLGVHIADVTNYVQERSALDREALKRGTSVYLVNKVIPMLPQKLSNGVCSLNEGENRLALSCIMTVNPKGEVIDHEIAETVIKVDRRMNYTSVAKILEEHDENEIAKYEELVPMFELMKELSHILREHRKKRGSIDFDFPESKMVLDENGRPIDIKPYDRNVATKIIEDFMLLANETVAEEYFWRELPFLYRTHDTPDEDKMKRLSTFINNFGYHIHVGNEVRPKEVQKLLGKVEGTPEEALISRLALRSMKQAKYTPENSGHFGLAAKYYTHFTSPIRRYPDLQIHRIIKENIRGRMNDKRIEHYEKILPEVAVQSSMLERRAEEAERETVKLKKVEYMQERIGEEFEGVISGITKWGAYVELPNTIEGLVHVTNMRDDHYEYWEEQYELIGEHTRNVYKLGQSVKVRVLDVDKLNRTIDFEFCDEDEEYDS, encoded by the coding sequence ATGAGTAACACATTTGAAAAAAGAAAAAAAGTCATTTACGATTTCATCTGCGATGATTTTTATGTGCCGATGAAGTTTAAAGAAATTGCTATGATCCTTCAGGTTCCAAAAGAACAAAGGGATGAATTGAGGGCAGTCTTAGAAGCTTTAGAACAAGAAGGTAAGATATTTGTTTCCAAGAAAGGCAAGTATGCAAAAGGACAGGCGAAAAGACTGACAGGAACATTTCAATCCCATCAGCGTGGTTTTGGGTTTGTCATTCGCGAAGGCGAAGATGAGGATGTTTTTATCTCAGAAGATAATATCAACGGAGCATTTCAGGGAGATGAAGTAGAGTTTGTTATTACAAAAGAGAAAGACAGTCAGACAGGAAGACGTACAGAAGGGAAAATTGTAAGAATATTGTCACATGGGACAACACATGTTGTTGGTATGTATGAAAAGTGCAAGAATTTTGGCTTTGTAAGACCAGACAATCAACGTTTGCTCAGTGATATTTATATCCCGGCAGGGAAAGAAAAAGGTGCTGTCAGCGGGCATAAAGTCGTGGTAGAGCTGACATCTTATGGTAGCGAGAATATGAAACCGGAAGGATATGTGGTGGAAATTATAGGACATATCAACGATCCGGGCACGGATATTATGTCAATCGTGAAATCATTTGATCTTCCGGTAGAGTTCCCGGAGAAAGTTATGAATCAGGCGGAACGTGTAGGCAAAGACGTGAGTGATGCGGATATGGCAGGACGTAAAGATTTGCGAGACTGGCAGATGGTAACGATTGACGGAGAAGATGCGAAAGATTTGGATGATGCGGTATCATTGACAAAAAAAGGAGACAATTATAAACTGGGGGTCCATATTGCTGATGTAACAAATTATGTACAGGAGAGAAGTGCGCTGGATCGTGAAGCACTCAAGCGTGGGACAAGTGTTTATCTTGTGAATAAAGTGATTCCTATGCTTCCGCAGAAATTATCAAACGGAGTTTGTTCCTTGAATGAAGGCGAGAATCGTCTTGCGCTTAGTTGTATTATGACAGTAAATCCAAAAGGTGAAGTGATTGATCATGAGATTGCAGAAACGGTAATCAAGGTTGATAGAAGAATGAATTATACAAGCGTCGCTAAAATTCTTGAAGAGCACGATGAAAACGAGATTGCAAAATATGAAGAGTTGGTTCCTATGTTTGAATTAATGAAGGAATTATCTCATATTTTGCGTGAACATAGAAAAAAAAGAGGTTCTATTGATTTTGATTTTCCAGAGTCTAAGATGGTATTAGACGAAAATGGCAGACCGATTGATATTAAGCCGTATGACAGAAATGTGGCTACAAAGATTATTGAAGATTTTATGTTGCTTGCAAATGAAACCGTTGCGGAAGAATATTTCTGGAGAGAGCTTCCGTTTCTATATAGAACGCACGATACACCAGACGAGGATAAAATGAAACGTCTGAGTACATTTATCAATAATTTTGGTTATCATATACATGTGGGAAATGAAGTGCGTCCGAAAGAAGTGCAGAAGCTTCTTGGTAAGGTAGAAGGAACACCGGAAGAAGCATTGATTAGCCGTTTGGCACTTCGTTCTATGAAGCAGGCAAAATATACACCGGAGAATTCGGGACATTTCGGACTGGCAGCGAAATATTATACACATTTTACATCTCCAATCCGAAGATATCCAGATTTACAGATTCACCGAATCATCAAGGAAAATATTCGGGGTCGCATGAATGATAAGAGAATTGAGCATTATGAAAAAATATTGCCGGAAGTGGCAGTTCAGTCAAGTATGCTGGAACGTCGTGCGGAAGAGGCGGAGAGAGAAACTGTAAAATTGAAAAAAGTAGAGTACATGCAGGAGCGCATCGGAGAAGAATTTGAAGGCGTAATATCAGGAATTACTAAATGGGGGGCTTATGTGGAACTTCCAAATACGATCGAAGGACTTGTACATGTGACGAATATGCGAGATGATCATTATGAGTATTGGGAAGAACAATATGAATTGATTGGCGAACATACAAGAAATGTATATAAATTAGGTCAGAGCGTGAAAGTACGCGTGCTGGATGTAGATAAATTGAACCGGACGATTGATTTTGAATTCTGTGACGAGGATGAAGAATACGATTCGTAA
- the secG gene encoding preprotein translocase subunit SecG produces the protein MEILKTIITIIFVIDCIALSAIILLQEGKSAGLGTISGAADSYWGQNKGRSMEGALVKSTKFLAILFIVLAVVLNLSVFN, from the coding sequence ATGGAAATTTTAAAAACAATAATAACCATTATATTTGTAATAGATTGTATCGCATTATCAGCGATTATTTTGCTTCAGGAAGGGAAGTCTGCAGGTCTTGGAACAATCAGCGGGGCAGCAGATTCTTATTGGGGACAGAACAAAGGACGTTCTATGGAAGGTGCACTTGTAAAGTCTACAAAGTTCCTGGCAATTTTGTTTATAGTTTTGGCTGTGGTTTTGAACCTCAGTGTATTTAACTAG
- the eno gene encoding phosphopyruvate hydratase yields MYEYMPIRDVYAREILDSRGNPTIEVEVLVGENIIGKAAVPSGASTGKYEAVELRDGGVRYGGKGVQAAVEHVNNQIAESIIGMNIFGQSEIDRVLIRLDGTLNKKKLGANALLGVSLACAHAAANALQIPLYRYLGGVNAKKLPTPMMNILNGGVHADNTLDIQEFMIVPVGADDFREGLRMCAEIYQELKALLKKQGLSTAVGDEGGFAPNLPDAKTALQYLKQAVELAGYRMGKDIRIALDIAASELYNADFKTYEFPGESKMCGKKVIRSAEELIDYYEELMQEFPICSIEDPLDEEDWEGWELLTVRLGRDVQLVGDDLFVTNVERLRKGIEKSVANAILIKVNQIGTLTEAIEAIETAQKSGYRAIISHRSGETEDTTIADLAVAFNTGQIKTGAPCRSERVAKYNRLLRIQEEVEN; encoded by the coding sequence ATGTATGAATACATGCCGATACGAGATGTGTACGCGAGAGAAATATTAGATTCCAGAGGAAATCCGACAATAGAAGTAGAAGTGCTTGTAGGAGAAAATATAATCGGCAAGGCAGCTGTTCCATCAGGAGCGTCTACCGGAAAATATGAGGCGGTAGAATTAAGAGATGGAGGGGTGCGATATGGAGGAAAAGGTGTCCAGGCAGCAGTGGAACATGTAAATAATCAGATTGCAGAAAGTATCATCGGGATGAATATTTTTGGGCAGAGCGAAATTGACCGGGTATTGATTCGTTTAGACGGAACCTTGAACAAAAAGAAATTAGGAGCCAATGCATTGCTGGGTGTTTCACTTGCATGTGCCCATGCGGCGGCAAATGCATTACAGATTCCACTGTATCGTTATCTCGGGGGTGTAAATGCGAAAAAATTACCGACACCGATGATGAATATTTTGAATGGGGGTGTACATGCAGATAATACATTGGATATACAAGAGTTTATGATCGTGCCGGTTGGAGCAGATGATTTCAGAGAAGGGCTTAGAATGTGTGCAGAAATTTATCAGGAATTAAAAGCTTTATTGAAAAAGCAGGGGCTTAGCACAGCAGTTGGGGATGAAGGCGGGTTTGCACCAAATCTTCCGGATGCAAAAACTGCATTGCAGTATTTGAAACAGGCGGTGGAACTGGCAGGATATCGGATGGGAAAAGATATTAGGATTGCACTGGATATTGCAGCATCAGAATTATATAACGCTGATTTTAAGACATATGAATTTCCAGGGGAAAGTAAAATGTGTGGGAAAAAAGTCATCCGTTCAGCAGAAGAGCTGATAGATTATTACGAAGAATTGATGCAGGAATTTCCGATTTGTTCGATAGAAGATCCACTGGATGAGGAAGATTGGGAAGGATGGGAATTGTTGACGGTCCGATTGGGACGGGATGTACAATTGGTAGGGGACGATCTCTTTGTGACAAATGTAGAACGACTGAGAAAAGGAATCGAAAAAAGTGTTGCAAATGCGATTCTGATCAAAGTAAATCAGATAGGAACGCTGACAGAGGCAATAGAAGCAATTGAAACGGCTCAAAAATCGGGGTATCGAGCAATTATATCACACCGCTCAGGTGAGACGGAGGATACAACGATTGCTGATCTGGCTGTAGCGTTTAATACAGGACAGATAAAAACAGGTGCTCCTTGCCGGTCAGAAAGAGTTGCAAAATATAATCGATTGTTGCGAATTCAAGAGGAAGTAGAAAATTAA
- a CDS encoding Na+/H+ antiporter NhaC family protein: MMQKKKSNPIALMPIVVFLVLYLGLGILFEYVLEIPMGFYNVPIVIAFLVAILVACLQNRAVSFDEKLELMAQGLADKNIITMLLIFLTAGSFVGVVGRDSAESVAYFMLSMIPARFAVAVLFVVACFVSTAMGTSVGTITLIVPIAVAVAGVSGFSVPLCVGSVMGGAMFGDNLSFISDTTIAACNGQGCAMKDKFKENFWIALPAAVVTLIMILVLSFKTDINGQIQQSYNLVQIIPYLLVLAGGIAGINVFVVLLIGIVSGSVIMIAGGHIQAIDLLSNMGSGAAGMFETSMVAVLVAAMCALIREYGGFEALLQFIKKIFKGNKGGQLGMGMLVGAMDIATANNTVAIVMANPIAQEMSREYGIKPRKAASLLDTFSCVFQGVIPYGAQMLVAISAVNELGYEISAFQIMPKLFYPYLLLVSSLVWIFVIPDRRSK, translated from the coding sequence ATGATGCAAAAGAAAAAGAGTAATCCAATTGCCTTGATGCCTATTGTAGTATTTCTTGTGTTGTATCTGGGGTTGGGAATTTTGTTTGAGTATGTGCTGGAGATTCCGATGGGATTTTATAATGTGCCAATCGTAATCGCATTTTTGGTGGCCATACTGGTAGCTTGTCTGCAGAATCGGGCAGTTAGTTTTGATGAAAAGCTGGAATTAATGGCGCAAGGTTTGGCAGATAAGAATATTATTACGATGTTGTTGATTTTTTTAACAGCGGGTTCATTTGTAGGAGTTGTAGGGCGTGACAGTGCAGAAAGTGTTGCGTATTTTATGCTTTCTATGATTCCGGCAAGATTTGCAGTTGCAGTATTGTTTGTAGTTGCCTGCTTTGTATCGACAGCTATGGGAACATCCGTTGGAACAATCACATTAATCGTGCCGATTGCAGTAGCAGTAGCAGGTGTATCCGGATTTTCAGTTCCATTATGTGTAGGATCTGTTATGGGAGGAGCAATGTTTGGGGATAACTTATCGTTTATATCCGACACAACGATTGCGGCATGTAATGGACAAGGATGTGCGATGAAGGATAAATTTAAAGAAAACTTCTGGATCGCTCTTCCGGCGGCAGTGGTAACTTTGATCATGATATTGGTTTTATCATTTAAGACAGATATAAACGGACAAATCCAGCAGTCATATAATCTGGTGCAGATTATACCATATCTGTTGGTATTGGCAGGTGGAATTGCAGGAATTAATGTGTTCGTGGTATTACTGATTGGAATTGTGTCCGGATCAGTTATTATGATTGCAGGAGGACATATTCAGGCAATCGATTTGCTGAGTAATATGGGCTCAGGGGCTGCCGGAATGTTTGAAACCAGTATGGTAGCTGTTTTGGTAGCGGCGATGTGTGCTTTGATCCGTGAATATGGTGGGTTTGAAGCGTTACTGCAATTTATCAAAAAAATCTTTAAAGGAAATAAAGGCGGTCAGTTGGGGATGGGAATGCTTGTTGGAGCAATGGATATTGCGACTGCCAATAATACAGTTGCAATTGTAATGGCAAACCCAATCGCACAGGAGATGTCACGCGAATATGGTATTAAACCACGGAAAGCAGCCTCTTTGCTGGATACATTTTCTTGTGTGTTCCAAGGGGTGATTCCTTATGGAGCACAGATGCTGGTTGCAATTTCAGCAGTGAATGAGCTGGGCTATGAGATATCAGCGTTCCAGATCATGCCAAAGTTATTTTATCCATATTTACTGTTAGTTAGTTCGCTTGTGTGGATATTTGTTATTCCGGACAGACGGAGCAAATAG
- a CDS encoding cell wall hydrolase codes for MIQYKRWVSMAVVATTVTVMTLGVNTQAAEHHTEMMYASDHMEIASFAQLLQDSERTDEIVMENEYQEAGLLTVEELDKKIAEQKQAEKEAEEKALQEKKEAEEKAQRELEEAQKKEAERIAAEQAEAQRKAEEEAAVAQLQEADKELLASIIFCEAGNQPYEGQVAVGAVIMNRVKSAVYPNSISEVVYQSGQFGPAMTGWLDSVRYSAGYTPSAMQAAIDALSGSNPIGDCLYFDQGGMGYQLGDHYFH; via the coding sequence ATGATTCAATATAAAAGATGGGTATCTATGGCGGTAGTTGCAACCACGGTTACGGTGATGACATTAGGTGTTAATACACAGGCTGCGGAGCATCATACAGAAATGATGTATGCATCCGACCACATGGAAATCGCATCCTTTGCTCAATTACTTCAGGATTCAGAACGAACAGATGAAATTGTTATGGAAAATGAATATCAGGAGGCAGGATTGCTGACAGTAGAAGAGTTGGACAAGAAAATAGCAGAGCAGAAACAAGCAGAAAAAGAAGCGGAAGAGAAAGCTTTGCAGGAGAAGAAAGAAGCGGAAGAAAAGGCGCAGCGCGAATTAGAGGAAGCGCAGAAAAAAGAAGCAGAACGTATTGCGGCAGAGCAGGCGGAGGCACAAAGAAAAGCCGAAGAGGAAGCAGCTGTGGCACAGCTTCAGGAAGCAGACAAAGAACTGTTGGCATCGATTATTTTTTGTGAGGCGGGAAATCAACCTTACGAAGGTCAGGTGGCAGTCGGAGCGGTTATTATGAATCGTGTGAAAAGTGCGGTGTATCCAAACAGTATTTCAGAGGTAGTATACCAATCAGGACAATTTGGCCCGGCGATGACAGGATGGCTTGACAGTGTCAGATATAGTGCAGGGTATACACCAAGTGCTATGCAGGCAGCAATAGATGCGTTGTCCGGAAGTAATCCAATCGGAGATTGCCTCTATTTTGATCAAGGTGGTATGGGATATCAGCTGGGAGATCATTATTTTCACTAA
- a CDS encoding potassium/proton antiporter, translating to METSLILCAVVIITCILTNKLTNRIGVPAVLVFMAIGMVFGSEGIFKIPFDNFGIAEKICSTALVFIMFYGGFGTSLKAAKPVLKQSICMSTLGVVLTSVLTGIFCHYVLHMSLKEGMLLGAVVGSTDAASVFSILRSKQLNLKDGTASILEVESGSNDPVAYMMTMIILSWMSLSNQNIVWMLIKQIGVGFLFGIGIGILAVWSLQHIEFEIEGMDTILMIALVLLAYAGSVLLGGNGYLSVYLQGIIIGNQKFEHKVALIHFFDGINHLAQILIFFLLGLLVFPSQLLGIAGSAILVFIGLTFIARPIATFLLLLAFRASFKQKTLIAFSGLRGAASIVFAIMVTVSPVYTKSDVFNIVFCVALISVTFQGLLLPVVAERLDMVDDGQNVMKTFSDYQEEQQIQLIQMKMEKDHKYVGKKISELRIKNMLIVLIKRGDEDIIPRAEVKIKEGDILVLSAQSYEGDIDMVLREETVEEGDGRIGCQIKDLPKMEERMIALIRREDGSTVIPKGETVIQKGDVLAISGN from the coding sequence GTGGAGACAAGTTTAATTTTATGTGCGGTTGTAATTATAACATGTATTTTAACAAATAAGTTGACAAACAGGATTGGAGTGCCGGCTGTTTTAGTGTTTATGGCGATTGGAATGGTATTTGGAAGTGAAGGGATTTTTAAAATTCCATTCGATAATTTTGGAATAGCGGAAAAAATTTGTTCTACGGCACTTGTCTTTATTATGTTTTATGGTGGTTTTGGAACAAGTTTAAAAGCGGCAAAGCCGGTTCTTAAACAATCAATTTGCATGTCAACATTGGGTGTTGTATTAACATCGGTATTGACAGGTATATTTTGTCATTACGTATTACATATGTCTCTTAAAGAAGGTATGTTGCTAGGCGCAGTTGTTGGTTCTACGGATGCAGCGTCAGTATTTTCTATATTACGATCAAAACAGTTAAACTTAAAAGATGGAACAGCATCTATTTTGGAAGTAGAAAGTGGAAGCAACGATCCAGTTGCTTATATGATGACGATGATCATTCTGAGTTGGATGTCGTTAAGCAATCAAAATATTGTCTGGATGCTAATAAAACAGATTGGGGTCGGTTTTTTGTTCGGAATTGGGATTGGTATACTTGCTGTATGGAGTTTGCAGCATATTGAATTTGAAATCGAAGGAATGGATACAATTTTGATGATCGCATTGGTGTTACTTGCCTATGCCGGTTCTGTATTGCTTGGAGGAAATGGATATCTGAGCGTATATTTACAAGGAATTATAATAGGAAATCAGAAGTTTGAACATAAAGTTGCATTAATTCATTTCTTTGATGGAATCAATCATCTGGCGCAGATTTTAATTTTCTTCTTGTTAGGATTACTTGTTTTCCCATCGCAATTATTGGGAATTGCAGGAAGTGCAATATTGGTTTTTATAGGTTTGACTTTTATCGCAAGGCCGATAGCAACTTTTTTGTTGCTTTTGGCATTCCGTGCAAGCTTTAAACAGAAAACCTTGATTGCATTTTCCGGATTGCGAGGCGCCGCTTCGATTGTATTTGCAATTATGGTGACGGTAAGCCCGGTTTATACGAAAAGTGATGTGTTTAACATCGTATTTTGTGTGGCGTTGATTTCTGTTACATTTCAGGGGCTTTTACTTCCGGTGGTTGCAGAACGACTTGATATGGTAGATGATGGACAAAATGTTATGAAGACATTTAGTGATTATCAGGAAGAACAACAGATTCAATTAATTCAAATGAAAATGGAAAAGGATCATAAGTATGTGGGTAAAAAGATTTCTGAACTGCGGATAAAAAATATGTTGATCGTCTTGATCAAACGTGGTGATGAGGATATTATCCCAAGGGCTGAGGTGAAGATAAAAGAAGGAGATATTCTTGTACTGAGCGCGCAATCCTATGAAGGGGATATTGATATGGTATTGAGGGAAGAAACGGTGGAAGAAGGAGATGGAAGAATCGGGTGTCAGATTAAAGATTTACCGAAAATGGAAGAGCGAATGATTGCGTTAATCCGACGAGAAGATGGCTCGACAGTTATCCCAAAAGGAGAGACGGTTATTCAAAAGGGAGATGTTCTGGCAATCAGTGGAAATTAA
- a CDS encoding ECF transporter S component, which produces MSTGSNIATAEKTQKVGVRTLVQIGMLAAIAVVLMLFEIPLPFAPSFYKIDFSEVPVMVGCFVMGPLAGAAIEFVKILLNFVINGTTTAGVGEVANFLVGCALCVPAGIIYKYKRTRKGALLGMIAGTLLMVVVGSAMNAFVLLPVYAKAFGMPIDALVAMGTAVNSHITSLSTFVLFAVAPFNLLKGILVSLIVLLIYKKISPIFKMR; this is translated from the coding sequence ATGAGCACAGGTAGTAATATAGCAACAGCAGAAAAAACACAAAAAGTAGGAGTAAGAACGTTGGTTCAGATTGGTATGCTTGCAGCAATCGCAGTGGTATTGATGTTATTTGAGATTCCACTTCCATTTGCACCATCATTTTACAAGATTGATTTCAGCGAAGTTCCGGTAATGGTCGGATGTTTTGTAATGGGACCTTTGGCAGGTGCAGCAATCGAATTTGTTAAAATTCTTTTGAACTTTGTAATCAATGGAACAACTACAGCTGGTGTTGGAGAGGTAGCCAATTTTCTGGTAGGATGTGCATTGTGTGTACCGGCAGGTATTATTTACAAATATAAACGTACAAGAAAGGGCGCATTGCTTGGTATGATAGCTGGAACACTTTTGATGGTTGTTGTAGGAAGTGCAATGAATGCATTTGTATTGCTTCCGGTTTATGCAAAAGCATTTGGAATGCCAATCGATGCATTAGTAGCAATGGGAACTGCAGTTAATTCACACATCACAAGTCTTTCAACATTTGTGTTATTTGCAGTAGCACCATTTAACTTATTAAAAGGTATTTTGGTTTCACTGATTGTGTTATTGATCTACAAAAAAATCAGTCCTATTTTTAAAATGAGATAA
- a CDS encoding cysteine-rich small domain-containing protein, producing the protein MSEQPKWMGKHYSFFCNKECEYFPCHKTNHPEDFNCLFCYCPLYTLGDKCGGNFRYTESGIKDCTECMLPHKRENYGYIIGKYGEIMEKARKTDEKK; encoded by the coding sequence ATGAGTGAACAGCCAAAGTGGATGGGAAAGCATTACTCGTTTTTCTGCAATAAAGAATGTGAGTATTTTCCATGTCATAAAACAAATCATCCGGAAGATTTTAATTGTTTATTTTGCTATTGTCCGTTATATACTCTGGGAGATAAATGTGGAGGAAACTTTCGATATACAGAGAGCGGGATTAAAGATTGCACAGAGTGTATGTTGCCTCACAAGAGAGAGAATTATGGTTATATTATAGGTAAATACGGAGAAATCATGGAAAAGGCAAGGAAAACAGATGAAAAGAAATAA